CAAGCTCTATGTGTCGATTTCTCAGACTATATATGCTTTGTTCAGAAATTAATCCAAGAATATTTCTTTGCCGCGCTGTGTAAATCGCTTCAGCGATATTCCAAGCTGCAAAATTGCTGCTTCCAACGTAAAGTATTTTTCCCTCGCGGACTAATTGCTCCATTGCTTGCCAGACTTCTTCCCATGGAGTTTCTCTATCTATATGATGCATCTGATAAAGATCAATATGATCGGTCTGCATTCTTCTTAAACTTTCTTCACAAGCTTTTCGAATGTGGTAAGCCGAAAGCTTTTTATCATTTATACCTTCGCCCATTTTCCCATAGACTTTGGTTGCAAGTACGATTTTATCTCTCCGGCTTTTATCTTGAGACAACCATCTTCCGATGATTTCTTCTGTAAGCCCGGCTCCAAGGTGCCAGCCGTAAACATTTGCAGTGTCGAAAAAATTGATTCCGTGATCGATTGCACGGCTCATAATTTTAAAACTTTCTTCTTCAGGTGTATACGGACCAAAATTCATTGTGCCGAGGCATAATCGGCTGACTTTGAGACCGCTTCTTCCAAGGTGTACGTATTCCATTTATTACTCGCTAATCTTAATTGATGAATTTTTTAATCATAACGAAATTATGCTTAAAAAAGTTTTTGTTCTTTCAATATGGATAGAATATAAAAAACAAAATCGAAAGCACCGCAAAAAACCATAGTCCGAGATTAATTTCGGAGAATTTCCCGGATAGAACTTTAAATAATGGATAAGCGACAAATCCTGCGGTCATTCCAATTCCAAGATTGTATGTAAAGCTCATCAACACAATAACAATAAAAGCCGGAATAATTTCCGAATAATTGTCGAAATTTAATTTTGTGATTGGCGACATCATCAATAATCCTACGATAATCAAAGAAGGACCGTAAGCGATTGCAGGAATAGCTGTAAAGAATGGTGCAAAAAAAAGTGCCGACAAAAACAAGACTGCAGTAACAACTGAAGTGAAACCGCTTTTCCCACCAGCCTCAATTCCTGTAGCCGACTCAATATAGGTTCCAGTGGTAGTCGTTCCAAGCAATGAACCAACGACAGTGGCTAATGCATCGCACAATAACGGCTTTTCGATATCGGGAAGATTTCCATTCTCATCAAGTAAGTTTGATTTGTATGCCAATCCAAGCAGAGTTCCGATTGTATCAACAAAATCCATAACGAAGACAGTCAGAATGACTGCAAAAAATCCCCATGTGAGTGCGCCGGTAATATCGAGTTCAAATAATATTGGCGAGATATCAGGCGGCGTACTGATCCAATTATCAGGCAGAGGGAAAAGATTAAAAATGTGTGATAGAAAAGTCACAGACAATATTCCGATCAGAATTGCACTGCGCACTTTGATCATCATCAAGAATCCAATTAA
This genomic interval from Ignavibacteria bacterium contains the following:
- a CDS encoding aldo/keto reductase, which codes for MEYVHLGRSGLKVSRLCLGTMNFGPYTPEEESFKIMSRAIDHGINFFDTANVYGWHLGAGLTEEIIGRWLSQDKSRRDKIVLATKVYGKMGEGINDKKLSAYHIRKACEESLRRMQTDHIDLYQMHHIDRETPWEEVWQAMEQLVREGKILYVGSSNFAAWNIAEAIYTARQRNILGLISEQSIYSLRNRHIELEVIPACKAFGVGLIPWSPLGGGILCGILEKAKEGRRTREPLIDSAEKLRPQIEAYEKLCKEIGHKSANVALAWILTNPVVTSPIVGPRTLNQLEENVKALEIKLSDEVMKKLDEIWPGPGNQAPEAYAW
- a CDS encoding NCS2 family permease; its protein translation is MISAIKRYFQFDELKTSFQQETIAGATTFITMAYIIIVNPKILEAAGIPFGPSMVATILSAFFGTLIMGVYAKRPFAIAPYMGENAFIAFTVVKVLGYSWQTAIGAIFIGGVLFTLLTIFKIRTWLAKSIPESLKIAFAVGIGLFLTFIGLNETGIVKLGVEGAPVHVGNFHDPKILLAIFGFLLIGFLMMIKVRSAILIGILSVTFLSHIFNLFPLPDNWISTPPDISPILFELDITGALTWGFFAVILTVFVMDFVDTIGTLLGLAYKSNLLDENGNLPDIEKPLLCDALATVVGSLLGTTTTGTYIESATGIEAGGKSGFTSVVTAVLFLSALFFAPFFTAIPAIAYGPSLIIVGLLMMSPITKLNFDNYSEIIPAFIVIVLMSFTYNLGIGMTAGFVAYPLFKVLSGKFSEINLGLWFFAVLSILFFIFYPY